One genomic segment of Gopherus flavomarginatus isolate rGopFla2 chromosome 11, rGopFla2.mat.asm, whole genome shotgun sequence includes these proteins:
- the EIF2S2 gene encoding eukaryotic translation initiation factor 2 subunit 2 isoform X1 → MSGDEMIFDPTMSKKKKKKKKPFMLDEEGGETQAEETQLSETKEVEPEPAEDKNIEADEEDSRKKDASDDLDDLNFFNQKKKKKKTKKMFDIDEAEEGIKDLKIEGDFQELVEPEDDLDIMLGNKKKKKKNMKFPDEDEILEKDEALEDEDSKKDDGISFSFHTGPAWAGSERDYTYDELLNRVFNIMREKNPDMVAGEKRKFVMKPPQVVRVGTKKTSFVNFTDICKLLHRQPKHLLAFLLAELGTSGSIDGNNQLVIKGRFQQKQIENVLRRYIKEYVTCHTCRSPDTILQKDTRLYFLQCETCHSRCSVASIKTGFQAVTGKRAQLRAKAN, encoded by the exons ATGTCGGGAGACGAG ATGATTTTTGATCCCACTAtgagcaagaagaagaagaaaaagaagaagccCTTCATGCTGGATGAAGAAGGAGGAGAGACACAAGCAGAAGAGACGCAGTTATCAGAAACAAAGGAGGTGGAACCAGAACCAGCAGAGGACAAAAATATAGAAGCTGATGAAGAGGACAGTAGGAAGAAAG ATGCATCAGATGATCTGGATGACTTAAACTTCTTCaaccaaaagaaaaagaagaagaaaacaaaaaagatgtTTGATATAGATGAAGCAGAAGAGGGTATAAAG gaTTTAAAAATTGAAGGTGATTTCCAAGAGCTGGTGGAACCAGAAGATGACCTTGATATCATGCTTggcaacaaaaagaaaaagaagaagaatatGAAGTTTCCAGATGAAGATGAAATATTGGAAAAGGATGAAG CTCTGGAGGATGAAGACAGCAAAAAAGATGATGGAATTTCTTTTAGCTTTCATACTGGACCTGCATGGGCAGGTTCAGAAAGGGACTACACGTACGATGAG TTGCTGAATCGAGTATTTAACATAATGCGGGAAAAGAATCCAGATATGGTAGctggagaaaaaagaaaattcgTCATGAAACCTCCACAGGTTGTAAGAGTAGGAACCAAGAAAACATCATTTGTCAACTTTACAGATATCTGTAAACT attGCATCGTCAGCCAAAACATCTCCTGGCATTTTTGTTGGCTGAATTGGGTACAAG tgGCTCAATAGATGGTAACAACCAACTTGTAATCAAAGGACGATTCCAACAAAAACAGATAGAAAATGTTTTGAGAAGATACATCA AGGAGTATGTTACCTGTCATACGTGTCGGTCACCAGACACAATTCTACAGAAGGACACAAGATTATATTTCTTGCAGTGTGAGACCTGCCATTCTCGCTGCTCTGTTGCCAGCATCAAAACTGGTTTCCAGGCTGTCACAGGCAAGAGAGCGCAGCTCCGTGCCAAAGCTAACTAG
- the EIF2S2 gene encoding eukaryotic translation initiation factor 2 subunit 2 isoform X2, translated as MIFDPTMSKKKKKKKKPFMLDEEGGETQAEETQLSETKEVEPEPAEDKNIEADEEDSRKKDASDDLDDLNFFNQKKKKKKTKKMFDIDEAEEGIKDLKIEGDFQELVEPEDDLDIMLGNKKKKKKNMKFPDEDEILEKDEALEDEDSKKDDGISFSFHTGPAWAGSERDYTYDELLNRVFNIMREKNPDMVAGEKRKFVMKPPQVVRVGTKKTSFVNFTDICKLLHRQPKHLLAFLLAELGTSGSIDGNNQLVIKGRFQQKQIENVLRRYIKEYVTCHTCRSPDTILQKDTRLYFLQCETCHSRCSVASIKTGFQAVTGKRAQLRAKAN; from the exons ATGATTTTTGATCCCACTAtgagcaagaagaagaagaaaaagaagaagccCTTCATGCTGGATGAAGAAGGAGGAGAGACACAAGCAGAAGAGACGCAGTTATCAGAAACAAAGGAGGTGGAACCAGAACCAGCAGAGGACAAAAATATAGAAGCTGATGAAGAGGACAGTAGGAAGAAAG ATGCATCAGATGATCTGGATGACTTAAACTTCTTCaaccaaaagaaaaagaagaagaaaacaaaaaagatgtTTGATATAGATGAAGCAGAAGAGGGTATAAAG gaTTTAAAAATTGAAGGTGATTTCCAAGAGCTGGTGGAACCAGAAGATGACCTTGATATCATGCTTggcaacaaaaagaaaaagaagaagaatatGAAGTTTCCAGATGAAGATGAAATATTGGAAAAGGATGAAG CTCTGGAGGATGAAGACAGCAAAAAAGATGATGGAATTTCTTTTAGCTTTCATACTGGACCTGCATGGGCAGGTTCAGAAAGGGACTACACGTACGATGAG TTGCTGAATCGAGTATTTAACATAATGCGGGAAAAGAATCCAGATATGGTAGctggagaaaaaagaaaattcgTCATGAAACCTCCACAGGTTGTAAGAGTAGGAACCAAGAAAACATCATTTGTCAACTTTACAGATATCTGTAAACT attGCATCGTCAGCCAAAACATCTCCTGGCATTTTTGTTGGCTGAATTGGGTACAAG tgGCTCAATAGATGGTAACAACCAACTTGTAATCAAAGGACGATTCCAACAAAAACAGATAGAAAATGTTTTGAGAAGATACATCA AGGAGTATGTTACCTGTCATACGTGTCGGTCACCAGACACAATTCTACAGAAGGACACAAGATTATATTTCTTGCAGTGTGAGACCTGCCATTCTCGCTGCTCTGTTGCCAGCATCAAAACTGGTTTCCAGGCTGTCACAGGCAAGAGAGCGCAGCTCCGTGCCAAAGCTAACTAG
- the EIF2S2 gene encoding eukaryotic translation initiation factor 2 subunit 2 isoform X3 gives MSGDEMIFDPTMSKKKKKKKKPFMLDEEGGETQAEETQLSETKEVEPEPAEDKNIEADEEDSRKKDASDDLDDLNFFNQKKKKKKTKKMFDIDEAEEGIKDLKIEGDFQELVEPEDDLDIMLGNKKKKKKNMKFPDEDEILEKDEALEDEDSKKDDGISFSFHTGPAWAGSERDYTYDELLNRVFNIMREKNPDMVAGEKRKFVMKPPQVVRVGTKKTSFVNFTDICKLLHRQPKHLLAFLLAELGTRGVCYLSYVSVTRHNSTEGHKIIFLAV, from the exons ATGTCGGGAGACGAG ATGATTTTTGATCCCACTAtgagcaagaagaagaagaaaaagaagaagccCTTCATGCTGGATGAAGAAGGAGGAGAGACACAAGCAGAAGAGACGCAGTTATCAGAAACAAAGGAGGTGGAACCAGAACCAGCAGAGGACAAAAATATAGAAGCTGATGAAGAGGACAGTAGGAAGAAAG ATGCATCAGATGATCTGGATGACTTAAACTTCTTCaaccaaaagaaaaagaagaagaaaacaaaaaagatgtTTGATATAGATGAAGCAGAAGAGGGTATAAAG gaTTTAAAAATTGAAGGTGATTTCCAAGAGCTGGTGGAACCAGAAGATGACCTTGATATCATGCTTggcaacaaaaagaaaaagaagaagaatatGAAGTTTCCAGATGAAGATGAAATATTGGAAAAGGATGAAG CTCTGGAGGATGAAGACAGCAAAAAAGATGATGGAATTTCTTTTAGCTTTCATACTGGACCTGCATGGGCAGGTTCAGAAAGGGACTACACGTACGATGAG TTGCTGAATCGAGTATTTAACATAATGCGGGAAAAGAATCCAGATATGGTAGctggagaaaaaagaaaattcgTCATGAAACCTCCACAGGTTGTAAGAGTAGGAACCAAGAAAACATCATTTGTCAACTTTACAGATATCTGTAAACT attGCATCGTCAGCCAAAACATCTCCTGGCATTTTTGTTGGCTGAATTGGGTACAAG AGGAGTATGTTACCTGTCATACGTGTCGGTCACCAGACACAATTCTACAGAAGGACACAAGATTATATTTCTTGCAGTGTGA